In the genome of Candoia aspera isolate rCanAsp1 chromosome 1, rCanAsp1.hap2, whole genome shotgun sequence, one region contains:
- the XRCC3 gene encoding DNA repair protein XRCC3 yields the protein MRKTTSSLSVGIFPKLYLIHFSSSMLFNIVWLCVCEEMDWDKFDMNPRVIAAIKKANITSIKDIFHLSGSDLQRLTKLSRTDIQYLLRTISSALRKNSVLTALQLFQNKAHHTSQGQKLSLGCPVLDGLLRGGIPLLGITEIAGESSAGKTQIGLQLCLSVQYPYKYGGLESGAVYICTEDVFPNKRLQQLIEQLPKLRSDVPSEVMQKIKFGNGIFVEHAADLDTFHECITKRLSLLLSRGMVRLVVIDSIAALFRCEFSAMDSLLKAKYLKRFGAKLHRLSCRFQTPIICINQVTDAVDEREDAVWNTQSCPARTVIPALGITWSNQLLMRLMVCRTVHQAQTARETSYSRSELRMLRIIFAPHLPQHFCYYIVNLEGVKGIRKISHDYEEM from the exons ATGAGAAAAACTACTTCCAGTCTTTCTGTTGGCATTTTTCCAAAGCTGTACCTTATTCACTTTTCTTCCTCTATGTTATTTAATATTGTGTGGCTCTGCGTTTGTGAAGAAATGGACTGGGATAAGTTTGACATGAACCCTAGAGTGATTGCAGCTATTAAAAAAG CAAATATAACATCAATTAAAGACATTTTCCATCTTTCGGGATCAGATCTGCAAAGGTTAACAAAGCTATCCAGGacagatatacagtatctacTAAGAACAATTTCTAGTGCTTTGAGAAAAAACTCTGTTCTTACAG CCCTCCAGCTGTTTCAAAACAAAGCGCACCACACTTCCCAAGGCCAAAAGCTGAGTCTGGGCTGCCCAGTTCTAGATGGCTTGCTCCGAGGTGGGATTCCCCTTCTGGGAATTACTGAAATTGCTGGTGAAAGCTCCGCTGGAAAGACCCAGATTGGTTTGCAGCTGTGCCTTTCTGTGCAGTATCCATACAAATATGGTGGACTAGAATCTG GTGCAGTTTACATTTGCACAGAAGATGTTTTCCCTAATAAACGCCTGCAGCAATTGATTGAGCAGCTGCCCAAACTGAGGAGTGATGTTCCATCTGAGGTGATGCAAAAGATAAAATTTGGAAATGGAATATTTGTTGAACATGCAGCAGACTTG GACACTTTCCATGAGTGTATTACTAAGAGACTTAGCTTACTGCTCTCAAGAGGTATGGTGCGGCTAGTTGTCATTGACTCCATTGCTGCCTTATTCAGATGTGAATTCAGTGCTATGGATTCTCTCCTAAAAGCCAAATATTTAAAGAGATTTGGGGCAAAACTTCACAGATTAAGCTGCAGGTTCCAGACTCCCATAATATGCATTAATCAG GTAACTGATGCAGTGGATGAGAGGGAAGATGCTGTTTGGAATACTCAAAG CTGCCCAGCCAGGACTGTTATTCCAGCACTTGGAATAACTTGGTCTAATCAGTTGTTGATGAGATTGATGGTGTGTCGCACTGTACACCAAGCACAGACTGCTAGAGAGACATCATATAGTAGAAGTGAGCTGCGAATGTTAAGAATTATTTTTGCTCCTCATTTGCCTCAGCATTTTTGTTACTATATTGTAAATTTGGAAGGTGTGAAAGGAATAAGGAAAATCAGCCATGATTATGAAGAAATGTAA
- the ZFYVE21 gene encoding zinc finger FYVE domain-containing protein 21 isoform X1, whose protein sequence is MSGREVPDGKKLVRSPSGLRMVPECRAAQSPFGLEEPPWVPDKECPRCMQCNTKFDFITRKHHCRRCGKCFCDKCCSKKVPLPRMCFVDPVRQCAECALISQKETEFYDRQLKVLMNGATFFVTPGTSERTEMMVCRLSNNQRYLFLDGESHYEIEIAQISTVQILTEGFTPGENDIHTYTSLLESEHIMEGGNTRAIGMLLQHKVPGSDELKQIKFTAGEDFSSNKKLSATWLAAMHKAAKLLYESRDQ, encoded by the exons ATGTCGGGCCGTGAGGTCCCTGATGGCAAAAAGTTGGTTCGCTCCCCTAGTGGGCTCCGAATGGTCCCCGAATGCCGGGCTGCGCAGAGCCCCTTCGGATTGGAAGAGCCGCCGTGGGTGCCGGATAAGGAG TGTCCTAGATGTATGCAGTGCAATACAAAGTTTGACTTCATAACCAGAAAG CACCACTGCAGGAGATGTGGAAAGTGCTTTTGTGACAAATGCTGCAGCAAGAAAGTGCCTCTGCCTCGTATGTGCTTTGTTGACCCTGTACGCCAGTGTGCTGAATGTGCTCTCATTTCTCAGAAAGAAACGGAGTTCTATGACAGGCAGCTCAAAGTGCTTATGAATG GTGCTACATTCTTTGTAACTCCAGGGACATCAGAAAGAACAGAAATGATGGTTTGTCGTCTTTCCAACAACCAGAG ATACCTGTTTTTGGATGGAGAAAGCCATTATGAAATAGAAATTGCACAGATCTCAACGGTCCAAATTCTTACTGAAGGATTTACTCCTGGAG AAAACGACATTCATACTTATACGAGCCTCTTGGAAAGTGAACACATTATGGAAG gaGGCAACACTCGTGCTATAGGTATGCTACTTCAACACAAAGTACCAGGATCAGATGAACTCAAACAGATTAAATTTACTGCTGGTGAAGACTTCAGTTCCAATAAAAAGCTATCAGCTACTTGGCTAGCAGCCATGCATAAG GCAGCAAAACTTCTTTATGAATCTCGGGATCAGTAG
- the ZFYVE21 gene encoding zinc finger FYVE domain-containing protein 21 isoform X2, with amino-acid sequence MSGREVPDGKKLVRSPSGLRMVPECRAAQSPFGLEEPPWVPDKECPRCMQCNTKFDFITRKHHCRRCGKCFCDKCCSKKVPLPRMCFVDPVRQCAECALISQKETEFYDRQLKVLMNGATFFVTPGTSERTEMMVCRLSNNQRYLFLDGESHYEIEIAQISTVQILTEGFTPGGGNTRAIGMLLQHKVPGSDELKQIKFTAGEDFSSNKKLSATWLAAMHKAAKLLYESRDQ; translated from the exons ATGTCGGGCCGTGAGGTCCCTGATGGCAAAAAGTTGGTTCGCTCCCCTAGTGGGCTCCGAATGGTCCCCGAATGCCGGGCTGCGCAGAGCCCCTTCGGATTGGAAGAGCCGCCGTGGGTGCCGGATAAGGAG TGTCCTAGATGTATGCAGTGCAATACAAAGTTTGACTTCATAACCAGAAAG CACCACTGCAGGAGATGTGGAAAGTGCTTTTGTGACAAATGCTGCAGCAAGAAAGTGCCTCTGCCTCGTATGTGCTTTGTTGACCCTGTACGCCAGTGTGCTGAATGTGCTCTCATTTCTCAGAAAGAAACGGAGTTCTATGACAGGCAGCTCAAAGTGCTTATGAATG GTGCTACATTCTTTGTAACTCCAGGGACATCAGAAAGAACAGAAATGATGGTTTGTCGTCTTTCCAACAACCAGAG ATACCTGTTTTTGGATGGAGAAAGCCATTATGAAATAGAAATTGCACAGATCTCAACGGTCCAAATTCTTACTGAAGGATTTACTCCTGGAG gaGGCAACACTCGTGCTATAGGTATGCTACTTCAACACAAAGTACCAGGATCAGATGAACTCAAACAGATTAAATTTACTGCTGGTGAAGACTTCAGTTCCAATAAAAAGCTATCAGCTACTTGGCTAGCAGCCATGCATAAG GCAGCAAAACTTCTTTATGAATCTCGGGATCAGTAG